The Peribacillus sp. FSL P2-0133 genome has a segment encoding these proteins:
- the tatA gene encoding twin-arginine translocase TatA/TatE family subunit, translated as MLSSIGIPGLILILVIALIIFGPSKLPEIGRSFGKTLNEFKKATNDLISNDKEEKSNSEEKTKLVALEKNEKTGN; from the coding sequence TTGTTATCTAGTATCGGAATTCCTGGCCTAATTCTCATTCTAGTCATAGCGTTAATCATTTTTGGTCCTTCTAAATTACCAGAAATCGGAAGATCTTTCGGGAAAACTTTAAATGAATTTAAAAAAGCAACAAATGATTTGATCAGTAATGACAAAGAAGAAAAATCTAACTCTGAAGAAAAAACTAAATTAGTCGCACTTGAGAAAAACGAAAAGACTGGAAACTAA